A single region of the Branchiostoma lanceolatum isolate klBraLanc5 chromosome 1, klBraLanc5.hap2, whole genome shotgun sequence genome encodes:
- the LOC136446682 gene encoding cytochrome P450 2J4-like: MFLAFALDAVKAVAGVLDTSTVLVLLVAFLATAVLLERLRRPRLPPGPRAWPVIGNLPSLTKQVHLKFTEWRQQYGDVYTVRMGSDDVVIVNGWDAAREALVKQADEFADRPRSFVFDRISHGGKGVIFGHYNSAWKANRKFLTTTLRDFGLGKQSMELRIQEEANELCNWLASYNGRPIDTQHLLSNAASNIICSVVFGSRFPYDHEDFQQMLALLDRGTRLSMVGQIFNFFPWARFVPVLSKLGSEVIDNCDKIDDFLKKIVQRHKDSFDPEVKRDVIDAYLHEMWKGRDLNSNDLADNFSEEYLVALIFDLFIAGTDTSATTQRWALLYLATHPDVQRKVQEEVDRVVGREAPVSVAHRPEMPYTDAFLYEVLRIRPPGPLSVPHMTGADVTLNGYEIPQNTQVYFNLWSLHMDPKYWSEPERFDPTRFIGRDGKVVRNLPSYSPFSLGRRACAGKQLAKSEAFLFFVSMVQRFTFKLPEDASAPPMDGEMGFTLAAPPHNLCAVSRD, translated from the exons ATGTTCTTAGCATTTGCGTTGGATGCTGTGAAGGCGGTTGCAGGTGTCCTAGACACCAGCACCGTTCTGGTCCTGCTCGTGGCGTTCCTCGCGACGGCTGTCCTACTGGAGCGGTTGAGGAGGCCTCGTCTTCCGCCGGGGCCACGAGCCTGGCCGGTGATCGGCAACCTGCCCAGCCTCACCAAACAGGTGCACCTGAAGTTCACCGAGTGGCGCCAGCAGTACGGCGACGTCTACACCGTCAGGATGGGGTCTGACGACGTGGTCATCGTGAACGGATGGGACGCCGCGCGGGAGGCCCTCGTCAAGCAGGCCGACGAGTTTGCCGACAGACCGCGCTCGTTCGTGTTCGACCGAATCTCGCACGGAGGGAAAG GTGTAATCTTCGGCCACTACAACTCAGCATGGAAGGCGAACCGCAAGTTCCTGACCACCACCTTACGAGACTTTGGTCTGGGAAAACAGTCCATGGAACTCCGCATCCAGGAAGAGGCAAACGAGCTGTGCAACTGGCTGGCTAGTTACAATGGCCGCCCGATAG ACACGCAACATCTCTTGTCCAACGCCGCCTCCAACATCATTTGCTCCGTCGTGTTCGGCTCGAGGTTTCCGTACGACCACGAAGACTTCCAACAAATGCTGGCTCTCCTCGACCGTGGGACTCGCCTTTCGATGGTCGGGCAAATCTTCAACTTCTTCCCGTGGGCTCGGTTCGTCCCCGTCCTGTCAAAACTCGGCAGCGAAGTGATCGACAACTGTGACAAGATCGACGACTTTTTGAAGAAGATCGTCCAAAGACACAAGGACAGTTTCGATCCCGAGGTGAAGAGAGACGTCATCGACGCGTATCTTCACGAGATGTGGAAGGGCAGGGACTTGAACTCGAACGATCTCGCGGACAACTTCAGCGAGGAGTATCTCGTAGCGCTGATCTTCGACCTCTTCATAGCGGGCACCGACACCTCAGCGACCACCCAGCGCTGGGCGCTGCTGTACCTGGCAACTCACCCGGACGTTCAGCGGAAGGTCCAGGAGGAGGTCGACCGGGTGGTGGGCCGGGAGGCGCCGGTGTCGGTCGCCCATCGGCCCGAGATGCCCTACACCGACGCCTTCCTTTACGAGGTCCTCCGGATCCGCCCGCCGGGTCCGCTCTCCGTTCCGCACATGACCGGGGCTGACGTCACTTTGAACGGCTACGAAATCCCGCAAAACACGCAG GTGTACTTCAACCTGTGGTCCCTTCACATGGACCCGAAGTACTGGTCGGAGCCGGAGCGGTTCGACCCCACAAGGTTCATCGGGCGTGACGGGAAGGTCGTGCGCAACTTGCCGTCTTACTCACCTTTCAGCCTAG GACGGCGGGCGTGCGCTGGCAAGCAGCTAGCGAAGTCGGAGGCCTTCCTGTTCTTCGTCTCCATGGTGCAGCGCTTCACTTTCAAGTTGCCAGAGGACGCTTCTGCCCCGCCTATGGATGGGGAGATGGGCTTCACGCTCGCAGCGCCGCCTCATAACCTTTGCGCTGTCAGTCGCGATTAG